A region from the Vicia villosa cultivar HV-30 ecotype Madison, WI linkage group LG3, Vvil1.0, whole genome shotgun sequence genome encodes:
- the LOC131658574 gene encoding agamous-like MADS-box protein AGL80, producing the protein MTRKKVKLAFIENDTARKTTYKKRTKGLLKKVEELSTLCGIDACAIVYGPYDPQPEIWPSTSGVEKVLLKFKTAPEFDQSRRMVDQESFLKQRIGKAEKQLKRQWADNKETETTMLMFQCLNAGNVEQNDMSMDVLNDLSCMIDHNLRKIGRRIESGDSENPIESQVMAAQSQVQLPMAPPPPLLPPPPPPPTVPDNDDIEMMSRLGWV; encoded by the coding sequence ATGACTAGAAAGAAGGTGAAGCTTGCTTTCATTGAGAATGATACTGCAAGGAAAACAACTTACAAGAAAAGGACGAAGGGTTTATTGAAGAAGGTCGAGGAATTATCAACCCTTTGCGGTATTGATGCTTGTGCGATAGTTTATGGCCCATATGATCCTCAACCTGAGATCTGGCCGTCGACGTCGGGAGTTGAAAAGGTGCTTTTGAAATTCAAGACAGCGCCTGAGTTTGATCAAAGCAGAAGGATGGTGGATCAAGAGAGTTTTCTCAAACAAAGAATTGGGAAGGCTGAAAAGCAACTTAAAAGGCAATGGGCGGATAACAAAGAGACAGAGACAACCATGCTGATGTTTCAATGTCTCAATGCTGGGAATGTCGAGCAGAACGATATGTCGATGGATGTTTTGAATGATCTTTCTTGCATGATTGATCATAATTTGAGGAAGATTGGTAGAAGGATTGAATCAGGTGATAGTGAAAATCCAATCGAAAGTCAAGTCATGGCTGCTCAAAGCCAAGTCCAACTCCCTATGGCACCACCGCCGCCACTACTACCACCGCCGCCGCCACCACCAACCGTACCTGATAATGATGATATTGAAATGATGAGTAGGTTGGGATGGGTATGA
- the LOC131656353 gene encoding agamous-like MADS-box protein AGL80: MTRKKVKLAFIENNTARKTTYNKRKKGLLKKVDEISTLCGINACAIIYGPYDPQPEIWPSPSGVEKVLTKFKTAPEFDQSRRMVDQESFLKQRIGKAEKQLKRQWEDNKEKETTMLMFQCLNAGKVVQSDMSMHVLNDLSCMIDHHLRKIGRRIESGDSENVIHQNESESEVMAAQSQVQLPMEPPLPLLPPPPPPTAPDDDEIEMMSRLGWV, encoded by the coding sequence ATGACTAGAAAGAAGGTGAAGCTTGCTTTCATTGAGAATAATACTGCAAGGAAAACAACTTACAATAAAAGGAAGAAGGGTTTATTGAAAAAGGTCGATGAAATATCAACCCTTTGCGGTATCAATGCTTGTGCGATTATTTATGGCCCATACGATCCTCAACCTGAGATCTGGCCATCGCCGTCGGGAGTTGAAAAGGTGCTTACGAAATTCAAAACAGCGCCTGAGTTTGATCAAAGCAGAAGGATGGTGGATCAAGAGAGTTTTCTGAAACAAAGAATTGGGAAGGCTGAAAAGCAACTTAAAAGGCAATGGGAAGATAACAAAGAGAAAGAGACAACCATGCTGATGTTTCAGTGTCTCAATGCTGGGAAGGTTGTGCAGAGCGATATGTCGATGCATGTTTTGAATGATCTTTCTTGCATGATTGATCATCATTTGAGGAAGATTGGTAGAAGGATTGAATCAGGTGATAGTGAAAATGTTATTCACCAAAATGAAAGTGAAAGTGAAGTCATGGCTGCTCAAAGCCAAGTCCAACTCCCCATGGAACCGCCACTGCCATTACTACCACCGCCGCCACCACCAACCGCACctgatgatgatgaaattgaaATGATGAGTAGGTTGGGATGGGTATGA